In one Saccharibacillus brassicae genomic region, the following are encoded:
- a CDS encoding NAD(P)/FAD-dependent oxidoreductase translates to MTEIHNGDNIADILIIGGGPAGLFAAFYGGMRQASVKLIESMPQLGGQLAALYPEKYIYDVAGFPKVTAQELVNQLVTQMNHFDQEICLEEKVVSVDKEDEQRFKVTTDKGVHYAKSVIITAGVGAFEPRRLALEGAERYEGRNLHYFVSDLSRFAGRKVLLSGGGDSAVDWALMLEPIAEQVTLIHRRDKFRAHEHSVENLMASKVNIVTPTEITELIGEERIERVVLSNVKTQETQEIEVDDVIVNFGFVSSLGPISEWGIEIQSHSIVVDTRMETSIPGIFAAGDVTTYPGKLKLIAVGFGEAPTAVNNAKVYFDPDAKLSPGHSSNMKR, encoded by the coding sequence GTGACAGAGATCCATAACGGCGACAATATAGCCGATATTTTAATTATCGGCGGCGGTCCCGCCGGTTTGTTCGCCGCTTTTTACGGGGGAATGCGCCAGGCGTCCGTGAAGCTGATCGAGAGCATGCCTCAGCTTGGCGGGCAGTTGGCCGCGCTCTATCCCGAAAAATACATTTACGACGTAGCCGGTTTCCCGAAAGTGACCGCACAGGAATTGGTTAACCAGCTTGTCACGCAGATGAATCATTTCGATCAGGAAATTTGCCTGGAAGAAAAAGTGGTGTCCGTCGACAAGGAAGACGAGCAGCGCTTCAAGGTCACGACCGACAAAGGCGTCCACTACGCCAAGTCCGTTATCATCACCGCGGGCGTCGGCGCTTTCGAACCGCGCCGCCTGGCTCTGGAAGGCGCGGAGCGTTATGAAGGCCGCAACCTGCACTATTTCGTCAGCGACCTGAGCCGGTTCGCGGGCCGCAAAGTGCTGCTGAGCGGCGGCGGCGATTCCGCGGTCGATTGGGCGCTCATGCTGGAGCCGATCGCCGAGCAGGTGACGCTGATCCACCGCCGCGACAAGTTCCGCGCGCACGAACACAGCGTCGAGAACCTGATGGCGTCCAAAGTCAACATCGTGACGCCGACCGAGATCACGGAACTGATCGGCGAAGAGCGCATCGAGCGCGTCGTCCTCTCGAACGTCAAGACGCAGGAGACGCAGGAAATCGAAGTCGACGACGTGATCGTGAACTTCGGCTTCGTCTCTTCGCTCGGTCCGATCTCCGAATGGGGCATCGAGATCCAGAGCCATTCGATCGTGGTCGATACGCGCATGGAGACGAGCATCCCGGGCATCTTCGCCGCGGGCGACGTGACGACGTATCCGGGCAAGCTGAAGCTGATCGCGGTCGGATTCGGCGAAGCGCCGACCGCCGTGAACAACGCCAAAGTGTACTTCGATCCGGACGCCAAGCTCTCCCCGGGCCACAGCAGCAACATGAAGCGTTAA
- a CDS encoding TraX family protein has translation MQLIAMITMLIDHLGAVFFPDERWMRIVGRIAFPIYCYLLVVGYRRTRSPNRYVLRLLGLALLSQLPYMLMFLTSGVNVIGTLLIALLIVMAIDRFKGQAGLQWAVGLLLVALTFWPMEALQFDYGTYGVLLVLIYRYMPNPWGMLGGHLALNVLYVFLFQGVIQFFSVATTLFLAGLHSAAPEAKTEIRLPRWLWRAFYPGHLAVIAIVQWQLSGAAPGDYLNWIMM, from the coding sequence ATGCAGTTGATTGCCATGATCACGATGCTGATCGACCATCTGGGAGCGGTCTTTTTCCCGGACGAGCGCTGGATGCGTATCGTCGGACGAATCGCTTTTCCGATCTATTGTTATCTGCTGGTCGTCGGCTACCGGCGCACGCGCAGCCCGAACCGGTACGTGCTGCGGCTGCTTGGGCTCGCGCTGCTGTCGCAGCTCCCTTACATGCTGATGTTTCTCACGAGCGGCGTGAACGTGATCGGCACGCTGCTGATCGCGCTGCTGATCGTGATGGCGATCGATCGTTTCAAAGGCCAGGCCGGCCTGCAGTGGGCCGTCGGGCTGCTGCTCGTCGCGCTTACGTTCTGGCCGATGGAGGCGCTGCAGTTCGATTACGGGACGTACGGCGTGCTGCTGGTGCTGATCTACCGGTATATGCCGAATCCGTGGGGGATGCTGGGCGGCCATCTGGCGCTGAACGTGCTGTACGTGTTTTTGTTCCAGGGCGTCATCCAGTTCTTCAGCGTCGCGACGACGCTGTTCCTGGCGGGCCTCCACTCGGCGGCGCCGGAAGCGAAGACCGAGATCCGGCTGCCGCGCTGGCTGTGGCGGGCGTTCTATCCGGGCCATCTGGCGGTCATCGCTATCGTGCAGTGGCAGCTGTCCGGGGCCGCGCCGGGCGATTACCTGAACTGGATCATGATGTAA
- the hemQ gene encoding hydrogen peroxide-dependent heme synthase, producing the protein MNEATLTLEGWYCLHDFRSIDWTLWKAADHEERAGAIEDLEEFMKEFQVTAQDGAGSTAVYSIVGQKADFVFMYLRETLEDLNKLETAFNKTDFAKFTVKEYSYVSVVELSNYLGKEGEDPMQNPQIIARLKPELPKSAHICFYPMNKKRELADNWYMLSMDDRKAMMRSHGLIGRSYAGKVKQIISGSVGFDDWEWGVTLFSDDALQFKKLIYEMRFDEVSARYGEFGAFYVGNLLDWEKAVEMLKV; encoded by the coding sequence ATGAACGAAGCTACGCTGACGCTTGAGGGTTGGTACTGTCTGCACGATTTCCGTTCCATCGACTGGACGCTGTGGAAAGCGGCGGACCACGAGGAACGCGCCGGGGCGATCGAAGACCTCGAAGAATTCATGAAGGAATTCCAGGTGACCGCCCAGGACGGAGCAGGCAGCACGGCCGTCTACTCGATCGTCGGACAAAAAGCCGATTTCGTGTTCATGTACCTGCGCGAAACGCTGGAAGACCTGAACAAGCTGGAAACGGCGTTCAACAAGACCGATTTCGCCAAGTTCACGGTCAAGGAATATTCGTACGTCAGCGTCGTCGAGCTCAGCAACTATCTGGGCAAAGAAGGCGAAGATCCGATGCAAAATCCGCAGATCATCGCGCGCCTGAAGCCGGAACTGCCGAAATCGGCACATATCTGCTTCTACCCGATGAACAAAAAGCGCGAGTTGGCCGACAACTGGTACATGCTGTCGATGGACGACCGCAAAGCGATGATGCGCAGCCACGGCTTGATCGGACGCAGCTACGCCGGCAAAGTGAAGCAGATCATCAGCGGCTCCGTCGGCTTCGACGATTGGGAATGGGGCGTCACGCTGTTCTCGGACGACGCGCTGCAGTTCAAGAAGCTGATCTACGAAATGCGTTTCGACGAAGTGAGCGCGCGCTACGGGGAATTCGGCGCGTTCTACGTCGGCAATTTGCTCGATTGGGAAAAAGCGGTCGAGATGTTGAAAGTGTAA
- a CDS encoding NAD(P)/FAD-dependent oxidoreductase, whose product MNSIPKIVILGAGYAGILAAQNLQKKLKNNEADVTLVNRHDYHYFTTELHMPAAGTQPDEKTYEKISNLVDEFKIDLVKSNVTAIKLDERQVVLEDGVLSYDHLIIALGGDPETFGIPGMKEHAFSIRSINSVRAIRDHIETQFKEFKKDGDETRLNFVVGGAGFTGIEFVGELANRLPELAKQHGVDPSKVGLYNVEAAPSALPGFDPELVTYAMDTLTKKGVTFRIGVPVKGCDENGVTVGEGERIEAKTVVWTGGIRGNHLIEDAGLEAMRGRVKVDEYLRAPGHDNVYVIGDGSLMIGPEGRPYPPTAQIAMQQGERLAKNLIATIRGQQTEKFVFSNKGTVASLGKGEAVAVVAGKKIKGWPAAQLKKVVDARYLFVIGGMGLVLKKGRFL is encoded by the coding sequence ATGAACAGCATTCCCAAAATCGTAATCCTGGGCGCAGGGTACGCCGGCATTCTCGCCGCTCAAAACCTGCAAAAAAAGCTCAAAAACAACGAAGCCGACGTTACTCTGGTTAACCGTCACGACTACCACTACTTCACGACGGAACTGCATATGCCGGCAGCCGGTACGCAGCCGGACGAGAAGACGTACGAGAAGATCTCGAACCTCGTGGACGAATTCAAAATCGACCTCGTCAAATCGAACGTTACGGCGATCAAGCTGGACGAGCGTCAAGTCGTACTGGAAGACGGCGTTCTGTCCTACGATCACCTGATCATCGCTCTTGGCGGCGATCCGGAAACATTCGGCATCCCGGGCATGAAAGAGCACGCGTTCTCGATCCGCAGCATCAACTCCGTGCGCGCGATCCGCGACCATATCGAGACGCAGTTCAAGGAATTCAAAAAAGACGGCGACGAGACTCGCCTGAACTTCGTAGTCGGCGGTGCCGGCTTCACGGGTATCGAATTCGTCGGCGAACTGGCCAACCGTCTGCCGGAACTTGCCAAGCAGCACGGCGTTGATCCTTCCAAAGTCGGCCTGTACAACGTGGAAGCCGCTCCTTCGGCTCTGCCTGGCTTCGATCCGGAGCTGGTCACATACGCCATGGACACGCTGACCAAAAAAGGCGTGACGTTCCGTATCGGCGTACCGGTCAAAGGCTGCGACGAAAACGGCGTAACCGTCGGTGAAGGCGAACGCATCGAAGCCAAAACGGTCGTGTGGACCGGCGGTATCCGCGGCAACCACCTGATCGAAGACGCAGGTCTTGAAGCAATGCGCGGACGCGTCAAAGTCGACGAGTACCTCAGAGCTCCGGGCCACGACAACGTGTACGTCATCGGCGACGGTTCCCTCATGATCGGACCGGAAGGCCGTCCTTACCCGCCTACCGCCCAAATCGCGATGCAGCAGGGCGAGCGTCTCGCGAAGAACCTGATCGCGACGATCCGCGGCCAGCAGACCGAGAAGTTCGTGTTCAGCAACAAAGGTACCGTCGCGTCGCTCGGCAAAGGCGAAGCCGTTGCCGTCGTAGCCGGCAAGAAAATCAAAGGCTGGCCGGCAGCCCAACTGAAAAAAGTGGTCGATGCCCGCTACCTGTTCGTGATCGGCGGCATGGGTCTCGTCCTCAAAAAAGGACGCTTCCTGTAA